From a single Arachis hypogaea cultivar Tifrunner chromosome 3, arahy.Tifrunner.gnm2.J5K5, whole genome shotgun sequence genomic region:
- the LOC114927474 gene encoding large ribosomal subunit protein uL16c-like: protein MKGISYRGNHICFGRYAFQALEPAWITSRQIEAGRRAMSRNVRRGGQIWVRIFLDKPVTVRPTKMRMGSGKGSPEYWVAVVKPADNSGARQLMCIRIIGAGNRRHASIGDIVVAVIKEAVPNMSLERSEVIRAVIVRIR, encoded by the exons ATGAAAGGAATATCCTATCGGGGTAATCATATTTGCTTCGGAAGATATGCTTTTCAGGCACTTGAACCCGCTTGGATCACATCTAGACAAATAGAAGCAGGTCGGCGGGCAATGTCACGAAATGTCCGCCGAGGTGGACAAATATGGGTACGGATATTTCTAGACAAACCAGTTACAGTAAGACCAACCAAAATGCGTATGGGTTCGGGAAAGGGATCTCCCGAATATTGGGTAGCTGTCGTTAAACCCG CCGATAACAGCGGAGCCCGCCAATTGATGTGTATTCGAATCATAGGAGCAGGTAATCGACGACATGCTTCTATTGGTGACATTGTTGTTGCTGTAATCAAGGAAGCGGTACCAAATATGTCTTTAGAAAGATCAGAAGTGATTAGAGCTGTAATTGTACGTATTCGTTAA
- the LOC140183496 gene encoding ATP synthase subunit beta, chloroplastic-like, whose amino-acid sequence MRINPTTSGPEISVLEKKNLGRIDQIIGPILDVAFPPGKMPNIYNALVVKGRDIVGQQINVTCEVQQLLGNNRVRAVAMSATDGLMRGMEVIDMGAPLSVPGGGATLGRIFNVLGEPIDNLGPVDTRTTSPIHRSAPAFIQLDTKLSIFETGIKVVDLLAPYRRGGKIGLFGGVGVGKTVLIMELINNIAKAHGGVSVFGRVGERTREENDLYMKMKESGVINEKTIGESKVALVYGQMNELPGARMRVGLTYIHGYWTPTERHITALVSFSRNLIKNGHIWIASTSLGQRNLKKRIAYSSVSHMGFIIIGIGSISDTGLNEAILQIISHGFIGAALFFLAGTGYDRLRLLYLDQMGGMAIPMPKIFTVFSILSMASLALPGLIPITLAGLFLTAYLQYRRGDQLDL is encoded by the exons ATGAGAATAAATCCTACCACTTCTGGTCCTGAGATTTCTGtgcttgaaaaaaaaaacctgGGACGTATCGACCAAATAATAGGTCCGATATTGGATGTAGCTTTCCCTCCAGGGAAGATGCCAAATATTTACAACGCTCTGGTAGTAAAGGGTCGAGACATTGTTGGTCAACAAATTAACGTGACTTGTGAAGTACAGCAATTATTAGGAAATAATCGAGTTAGAGCTGTAGCTATGAGCGCTACAGATGGTCTAATGAGAGGAATGGAAGTGATTGATATGGGAGCTCCCCTAAGTGTTCCAGGGGGCGGAGCAACTCTAGGACGAATTTTTAACGTACTTGGCGAACCTATTGATAATTTGGGTCCTGTAGATACTCGCACAACATCTCCTATTCATCGATCCGCGCCTGCCTTTATACAATTAGACACAAAATTATCCATTTTTGAAACCGGaattaaagtagtagatcttttagCTCCTTATCGCCGTGGAGGAAAGATTGGACTCTTTGGCGGAGTTGGAGTGGGTAAAACAGTACTTATTATGGAATTGATCAATAACATTGCCAAAGCTCATGGCGGTGTATCCGTATTTGGCAGAGTGGGGGAGCGTACTCGTGAGGAAAATGATCTTTACATGAAAATGAAAGAATCCGGAGTAATTAATGAAAAAACTATTGGAGAATCAAAAGTTGCTCTAGTGTACGGTCAAATGAATGAACTGCCTGGAGCCCGTATGAGAGTTGGTTTAACTTACATACATGGTTACTGGACACCCACGGAGAGGCACATTACAGCACTTGTATCTTTTAGCCGGAATCTTATTAAAAATGGGCACATATGGATTG CTTCAACATCTCTTGGTCAACGTAATTTAAAGAAAAGAATAGCTTATTCCTCGGTATCTCATATGGGTTTCATAATTATTGGAATTGGTTCTATAAGTGATACGGGGCTCAACGAGGCCATTTTACAAATTATCTCTCATGGATTTATTGGTGCTGCGCTTTTTTTCTTGGCGGGAACAGGTTATGATAGACTACGTCTTCTTTATCTTGACCAAATGGGTGGAATGGCTATCCCAATGCCCAAAATATTCACAGTTTTCAGTATCTTATCAATGGCTTCTCTTGCATTGCCAG GACTAATCCCTATTACTTTGGCTGGATTATTCCTAACTGCATATTTACAATACCGACGTGGTGATCAATTGGACCTTTGA